The genomic region CCTCACTGTCCTTAATAAGGCATTTCATGGTCGCTGACAGACATTAAACTGTCCCGGCGGCGCCACTTTGGCGACCGATGTCAGAAATTGCGCAGTTGCCTGCTGTGCCTGCCCTATTCCTCCTGCAACCGCACCAGATTGGCAAAATCAAAAATCCGCCCATCCATAAGGTGCGACGGCCGGACATTGGAAAGCGCCCTGATCATGGTGTCCTTGCGGCCCGGCATGCGCGATTCGATGTCATCCAGCATTGCTTTCATGGCACTCCGCTGCAATCCGTCCTGACTGCCGCACAGATCGCAGGGGATGATCGGAAAGGCCATGTGCCGGGCGAATGCCGCCAGATCTGATTCGGCGGCAAAGGCAAGCGGTCGCAACACCAGCGTTTCGCCCTCGTCATTGACAAGTTTTGGCGGCATCGCGCCCAGCCGGCCGCCATGAAACAGGTTCATGAAGAAGGTTTCGAGAACATCCTCCCTGTGATGGCCGAGCACCAGCGCATCACAGCCCTCCTCCCGGGCGATGCGGTAAAGATTGCCCCGCCTCAGCCGCGAACAAAGCGCGCAATAGGTTGCCCCCTCCGGCACCTTGTCGGTGACGATGGAATAGGTGTCCTGATATTCGATCCGGTGGGCAACGCCGATCCGCGAGAGATAATCGGGCAGAACATGTTTGGGAAAATCCGGCTGGCCCTGATCAAGATTGCAGGCGATGAGATCAACATCCAGAAGGCCGCGCCATTGAAGATCGATCAGGACCGCCAGAAGGCCATAGCTGTCCTTGCCGCCGGAAAGGCCGACCAGCCAGCGCGGCCGCGCTCCCTTGCCGCCCCCTCGGCCGCTTGGCGCGCGCTCCACCATGTTGAAGCGCTCGATTGCCTCTCTTGCATGGCGCACCAGCCGCTTGCGCAGCTTTTTGAAAGCCACCGAAGACGGCGCATCGGCAAACAGCGGATGGGCTGCCTGCGGGACATCATCGGTTTTCTGCGGTGTCTGGTCGTTCATGATCCAGCTTTTATCCCATCGGCGGCGATTTTTCACCGGCGTTTTTCATCGCTCACAAAAAACGCCCGGTCTGGTGACCGGGCGTTGAGCAAATCTGTATTCGGCGCTGGTGATCAGCGCGAATAAAATTCGACCACCAGGTTCGGTTCCATGTGGACCGGATATGGAACATCTGAAAGTTCCGGCACACGAACATATTTGGCAACCATTTTGGCGTGATCGGCATCGATGTATTCCGGCACATCGCGTTCGGCGAGCTGGCTTGCTTCCAGCACCATGCCAATCTGGCGTGACTTCTCGCGCACTTCAACCACATCGCCCGGCTTGCAGCGGTAGGACGCGATGTTGACGCGCTTGCCGTTGACCTTGACGTGGCCGTGGTTGATGAACTGGCGGGCGGAAAACACGGTCGGCACGAACTTGGCGCGATAGACAATGGCATCCAGCCGGCTTTCCAGCAGACCGATCAGCTTTTCGCCGGTATCGCCGCGCAGGCGCACGGCCTCGGCATAGATGCGGCGGAACTGTTTTTCGGTAATGTTGCCGTAATAGCCTTTCAGCTTCTGCTTGGCACGAAGCTGAATGCCGAAATCGGACAGTTTGCCCTTGCGGCGCTGGCCATGCAGGCCGGGGCCGTATTCACGGCGGTTGACCGGGGATTTCGGACGCCCCCAGATGTTTTCGCCCATGCGGCGGTCGATTTTGTATTTCGATGATATACGCTTGCTCATTGCATTTCCCTTCAACCGGTAACAGCGCCGCAAACCGCAGCACATAAGGAAACGCACCCTCCTCTGCCGGTCGTTTTCACCGGCTGACAGAATTTATCGCGCACGTTTTGCGAACAAATTCACGGGATACGTTAAAAAAGAACCGGGCAAATTGCCCGGGACCGGCGCGGAGATAGGCCAATGCGGCACGATTGTCAACGTTTTCAGGCCATCACACGCGGTTCATTGCCGCATTTTACAGCTCCGGGTCCGGCAGCGAGGCAAAGGCTGTTTTCAGCGCCTCGCCCCATCCGCTCGATACCAGCTGGAAATAGGGCTCATCCGCGGTAATCCGCTTTTCCAGCCCGCGTTTGAAACTGTCGGCCTCGTAAATCTGGACATCGATCGGCAACCCCACCGAAAGATTGGCCTTGATGGTGCTGTCGAAGGAAACCAGCAGCAGCTTGACCGCTTCGGCAAAGCTCATCCCGGCATCATAGGCGCGCACCAGAATGGGGCGGCCGTATTTCGTTTC from Salaquimonas pukyongi harbors:
- the ttcA gene encoding tRNA 2-thiocytidine(32) synthetase TtcA, which gives rise to MNDQTPQKTDDVPQAAHPLFADAPSSVAFKKLRKRLVRHAREAIERFNMVERAPSGRGGGKGARPRWLVGLSGGKDSYGLLAVLIDLQWRGLLDVDLIACNLDQGQPDFPKHVLPDYLSRIGVAHRIEYQDTYSIVTDKVPEGATYCALCSRLRRGNLYRIAREEGCDALVLGHHREDVLETFFMNLFHGGRLGAMPPKLVNDEGETLVLRPLAFAAESDLAAFARHMAFPIIPCDLCGSQDGLQRSAMKAMLDDIESRMPGRKDTMIRALSNVRPSHLMDGRIFDFANLVRLQEE
- the rpsD gene encoding 30S ribosomal protein S4 — encoded protein: MSKRISSKYKIDRRMGENIWGRPKSPVNRREYGPGLHGQRRKGKLSDFGIQLRAKQKLKGYYGNITEKQFRRIYAEAVRLRGDTGEKLIGLLESRLDAIVYRAKFVPTVFSARQFINHGHVKVNGKRVNIASYRCKPGDVVEVREKSRQIGMVLEASQLAERDVPEYIDADHAKMVAKYVRVPELSDVPYPVHMEPNLVVEFYSR